A window of Leptospira fainei serovar Hurstbridge str. BUT 6 contains these coding sequences:
- a CDS encoding proton-conducting transporter transmembrane domain-containing protein, which produces MSLEILYGIGFAVFILIFLTYVLAPTRNQSDLPFWSVLLILCAGLNFAAWGERDTTLQWVLIEATTFVGSLLISSSRTSKSFPIAWKFLLINSFGLGIAFLGIVLILAAFHVINQPVEVLAANVADHPEIIWVEIGLWLAIFGYTAKLGLFPNHVWIEDTYGESPTQVSSLLSAFIPVSVCFALRPFVHMDHQLFPHTFSGADGLLVLGIVTILISIFAVYDRNDIRRISAKVALFHTGALAVILWMDLSDVVFYFVMASNLVVKSLLFISMGIVRMDAGKRELGKILQSDSINKPALSLFILALFLAFVMPGSPVFVNDIILIKAGQIGGKGLVILVPILGLVFFGVMLYKIAPLLNLKGRPFQKENSTILRIRMTNGFFLLLLLLGTGCWGFFLLVQGVL; this is translated from the coding sequence ATGAGTTTAGAAATCTTATACGGGATCGGGTTTGCGGTATTCATACTGATTTTCTTAACCTATGTTCTCGCACCCACTCGCAATCAATCCGATCTACCGTTTTGGTCGGTACTACTCATCTTATGCGCGGGCTTGAATTTCGCGGCTTGGGGAGAGAGAGACACCACGCTTCAATGGGTTCTTATCGAGGCTACGACATTCGTAGGTTCTCTACTCATCTCATCCAGTAGAACTTCGAAGTCCTTTCCTATCGCTTGGAAATTTCTACTGATCAACTCGTTCGGTTTAGGTATCGCTTTTCTCGGAATCGTTTTGATTCTTGCAGCTTTCCACGTAATCAACCAACCGGTGGAGGTCCTTGCGGCGAACGTTGCCGATCATCCTGAAATCATATGGGTGGAAATAGGTCTCTGGTTGGCCATCTTCGGATACACCGCTAAGTTAGGTCTATTCCCGAATCACGTTTGGATCGAAGACACTTACGGAGAAAGCCCGACACAAGTTTCCTCCCTTCTTTCCGCATTCATACCGGTTTCGGTTTGCTTTGCACTGCGACCTTTCGTGCATATGGACCACCAACTCTTTCCTCACACGTTCAGCGGTGCGGACGGATTATTGGTCTTAGGGATCGTTACGATATTAATCAGCATCTTTGCCGTATACGATAGGAACGATATTCGTAGAATCTCCGCAAAAGTAGCTCTCTTTCATACCGGCGCACTTGCGGTCATTCTCTGGATGGATTTGAGCGATGTTGTATTTTACTTCGTCATGGCTTCAAACTTAGTCGTTAAGTCCCTTCTATTCATCAGTATGGGGATAGTCAGGATGGATGCAGGCAAAAGGGAATTGGGTAAGATTCTACAATCCGATTCGATTAACAAACCTGCGTTATCTCTCTTTATCCTGGCCTTATTTTTGGCGTTTGTGATGCCGGGGTCTCCGGTCTTTGTGAACGATATCATTCTGATCAAAGCAGGACAAATAGGGGGGAAAGGGTTAGTCATTCTAGTCCCTATCTTAGGTCTGGTTTTCTTCGGAGTTATGCTGTATAAAATCGCGCCTTTATTAAACCTAAAAGGGCGACCGTTCCAAAAAGAGAATTCGACGATCTTGCGTATCCGAATGACGAACGGATTTTTCCTCCTTCTCCTTCTACTCGGCACCGGGTGTTGGGGGTTCTTCTTATTAGTCCAGGGGGTTTTATGA
- a CDS encoding alginate export family protein — protein sequence MKIPNFAKNKSTQFSKIVLINVIPFLILTTLVSGIFGQEKPATPTPTVATPPVNAGQATATQTAANSEEDTYVSPMRAGGLTGDYNRAIFLDPDLGKKFLNRKKAWLNDWVRVGAYIRPRWEDRENLSFDKANKGDTSRIMQTSQLFFIIDPSPYFSMKVNIQDARIWGGETPAAVGDTRANTFASTGSTVVPGQASNNTAGQTSIREAWFMVKKLPLNAKVQIGRQIPSYGDQRMIGGANWTINGLSYDGARVMFDQDWFNVHLFGYKLVSNANGVNGVLSANAPITYTDPVTGKSVTNPGQPDQYLVGTYNTVKAKDWFLVDIYSLGVLTHKTPISPAGTLTVPSAAGADLTPNAWNKQQNNLITTGFRISNRTANNNLPAAGPWGGWDWTLESAWQSGATGVRVDNLVAGQDVTLPLTVNGVTYNGSLAGTKNQKYSGEFLVLQTGYTFFEKLRLGVQYQYASGNHNRASASNSTFQTIANPRFGVIPYFNNVSGLSENIDTKNLISKSIHMSYKSNEYGTFFVSYFVNDKAQVQDAWYAINGTANTGFSTEANTGLTNANGQTVYTLGKLGKNIYNEFDIAWMYMMSDYVSLWIGAGFLSAGSAVKNQRNALYTYTVANDGSITLTSTAVLNHINTPSVYGPAGAASQARMFYMQFNAAF from the coding sequence ATGAAAATTCCCAACTTTGCAAAAAATAAATCGACTCAATTTTCAAAAATCGTTCTTATAAATGTTATTCCTTTTCTGATCCTTACTACTCTCGTATCCGGGATTTTTGGACAAGAAAAACCGGCCACACCGACGCCTACCGTGGCAACTCCGCCGGTCAATGCGGGACAGGCGACAGCAACTCAAACTGCCGCTAATTCAGAGGAAGATACGTATGTTTCCCCGATGAGAGCCGGCGGTTTAACCGGAGATTATAATAGGGCTATCTTTCTCGATCCGGATTTAGGAAAAAAATTCCTAAATCGAAAAAAGGCCTGGTTAAACGACTGGGTTCGCGTTGGAGCATATATTCGCCCTCGTTGGGAAGATAGGGAAAACCTTTCGTTTGATAAGGCAAATAAAGGCGACACATCCCGGATCATGCAGACTTCTCAGCTGTTCTTTATTATCGATCCTAGTCCTTATTTTTCTATGAAGGTTAATATTCAGGATGCAAGGATTTGGGGAGGAGAAACTCCTGCTGCAGTCGGCGACACCCGCGCAAACACCTTCGCGAGTACGGGCTCGACGGTAGTTCCCGGGCAAGCCTCGAATAATACGGCCGGGCAGACTTCCATTCGTGAAGCCTGGTTTATGGTTAAAAAACTGCCTTTGAACGCCAAGGTTCAGATAGGTCGACAAATTCCTTCTTACGGGGATCAGCGAATGATAGGCGGCGCCAACTGGACGATTAACGGTCTTTCTTACGATGGTGCGCGGGTCATGTTCGATCAGGACTGGTTTAACGTTCATCTTTTCGGTTATAAATTAGTCTCCAATGCTAATGGAGTGAATGGCGTTTTATCTGCGAACGCACCAATCACTTACACCGATCCTGTAACGGGGAAATCCGTAACGAATCCGGGGCAACCTGATCAATACTTAGTCGGAACTTACAATACCGTAAAAGCGAAAGATTGGTTCTTAGTTGATATTTACTCATTAGGAGTATTAACTCACAAGACGCCTATTTCCCCGGCAGGCACACTAACCGTTCCTTCAGCCGCGGGCGCCGATCTAACGCCTAATGCTTGGAATAAACAGCAAAATAATCTGATTACCACCGGATTCAGGATCTCGAATCGGACAGCAAACAATAACCTTCCTGCCGCCGGACCTTGGGGTGGATGGGACTGGACGTTAGAGAGCGCATGGCAGTCGGGAGCAACCGGTGTTAGGGTAGACAATTTGGTTGCAGGCCAAGACGTTACGCTTCCTTTAACGGTTAACGGAGTTACGTATAACGGTAGCTTAGCGGGCACGAAGAATCAAAAATATTCCGGAGAATTTTTGGTATTGCAAACCGGATATACCTTCTTTGAAAAATTGCGCCTCGGCGTTCAATACCAGTATGCATCAGGAAATCATAATCGAGCTAGCGCGAGCAACTCGACGTTCCAAACTATCGCGAACCCTCGGTTCGGAGTAATTCCGTATTTCAATAATGTCAGCGGCTTATCCGAGAATATCGATACGAAGAACTTAATCAGTAAATCCATTCATATGTCCTACAAATCAAACGAATATGGAACGTTCTTTGTGTCCTATTTCGTGAACGATAAAGCTCAAGTTCAGGACGCTTGGTACGCGATTAACGGAACTGCTAATACGGGCTTTAGTACCGAGGCGAATACCGGGTTAACTAATGCCAATGGACAAACGGTTTACACACTCGGAAAGCTAGGAAAGAATATATATAACGAATTCGATATAGCTTGGATGTATATGATGAGCGACTACGTTTCTCTATGGATCGGTGCTGGATTTCTTTCCGCCGGAAGCGCCGTTAAAAATCAGAGGAACGCACTCTACACCTATACGGTCGCGAATGACGGATCAATTACCCTTACTTCGACGGCTGTTTTGAATCATATAAACACCCCATCGGTTTACGGTCCTGCGGGAGCGGCATCTCAAGCGAGAATGTTCTACATGCAGTTTAATGCGGCGTTCTAA
- a CDS encoding proton-conducting transporter transmembrane domain-containing protein, producing MTILAYLAVAASLLVPFLIGRVLGVDFLGADSSILIGLTLQAALGIPISLYVSGYEKEKKPLVLLGYAVFFLSTGLCYLVGKSLWLILFWELSTVSAFLLYLGGRWTDSSIRSFVALVSAGGIGAFCFTFWIFASDPAIGLFFLIAGLLIKSAFFGVHFWLPEAHSGAPAHASAAYSGLLVNLPLILFAKFALPLLPGTFYATILIPLAAIGVLWAGMTALFTKEIKKSIAYSTVENMNLLWLSILLAGYWQSSEIEGLRLLSKAFGVLFLISLVHHSISKTFQFLYFGYLSKLSGASGVDQSTGVGRVSNIPTFLAAIGTLSFLAIPGTTGFLSEATFIKLLSAVVAVPGTSALLVLPLLILVSTGLALGAAAHLRLFLGLTLSRPRRNFEDHGRNLPVTISLGLIGGLIFIAPILILALVNYAAIKVDWLEAEWFKGLGILDIVGLVLLLSVGVLGFRHKIKQRKLWDCGGQFGGAEVAIGPTAVSDPLMTPLGRYFVDKEGTSLFDKGFIRIIIKLLGSAKAKIVGADDESISINLTYSSLTVLVILVVIVAVRLAEGDIWKQIISQWIH from the coding sequence ATGACGATACTTGCTTATCTTGCAGTTGCAGCATCCCTTTTAGTACCCTTTCTAATAGGGAGGGTGTTAGGAGTGGATTTTTTAGGAGCCGATAGTTCGATCTTGATCGGGCTTACGCTCCAGGCTGCGTTGGGAATACCGATATCTCTTTACGTAAGCGGTTATGAAAAGGAAAAGAAACCGTTGGTTCTGCTGGGCTATGCGGTTTTTTTCTTGAGCACCGGACTTTGTTACCTGGTAGGGAAAAGTCTTTGGCTGATTCTTTTCTGGGAATTATCCACGGTCAGCGCGTTTCTCCTGTATTTAGGAGGAAGGTGGACGGACTCTTCGATAAGAAGTTTTGTGGCTTTAGTTTCGGCGGGCGGAATCGGAGCTTTTTGTTTCACGTTCTGGATCTTTGCCTCCGATCCGGCTATCGGGCTTTTCTTTCTAATTGCAGGACTTCTAATTAAGTCGGCTTTTTTCGGAGTTCATTTTTGGTTACCGGAAGCTCACTCTGGAGCTCCTGCTCATGCTTCGGCGGCATATTCCGGATTGTTAGTTAATCTTCCTCTTATTTTGTTTGCCAAGTTTGCGCTGCCGCTTCTTCCGGGAACTTTCTACGCGACCATTCTGATTCCGTTAGCGGCTATCGGAGTCTTATGGGCCGGAATGACCGCACTCTTCACCAAAGAAATCAAAAAGTCCATCGCCTATAGCACCGTTGAGAATATGAATCTTTTATGGTTGAGTATCCTTCTTGCGGGCTATTGGCAATCGAGCGAGATCGAAGGGTTAAGATTACTGAGCAAGGCATTCGGAGTTCTGTTTTTGATTTCTCTAGTGCATCATAGTATCAGCAAGACGTTTCAATTCCTTTATTTCGGATACCTTTCGAAATTATCGGGAGCCTCCGGAGTGGATCAAAGCACCGGTGTCGGAAGGGTAAGTAATATACCGACCTTTCTTGCGGCAATCGGAACTTTGAGCTTTCTTGCGATTCCGGGAACGACGGGCTTTCTATCCGAAGCTACGTTTATCAAATTATTATCCGCAGTGGTCGCGGTTCCGGGGACGAGCGCTCTTTTAGTGCTTCCTCTTTTGATTTTAGTCAGTACGGGACTTGCATTAGGAGCCGCAGCTCACTTGAGATTATTCTTGGGACTTACGTTATCCAGACCCAGAAGAAACTTCGAAGATCACGGTCGAAATTTACCGGTAACGATTTCTCTCGGACTCATCGGTGGACTTATTTTCATAGCGCCGATTCTGATTTTAGCTCTCGTCAATTACGCAGCGATCAAGGTCGATTGGCTGGAGGCGGAATGGTTTAAGGGCTTGGGAATATTGGATATAGTCGGATTGGTCTTATTGCTTTCAGTCGGAGTTTTAGGTTTCAGACATAAAATCAAACAAAGAAAACTTTGGGATTGCGGCGGGCAGTTCGGAGGCGCCGAAGTTGCCATCGGTCCCACAGCTGTATCGGATCCTCTCATGACTCCCTTAGGAAGATATTTCGTCGATAAGGAAGGGACTTCTCTTTTCGACAAAGGGTTTATTCGGATAATCATCAAGCTTTTAGGTTCGGCGAAGGCGAAGATTGTCGGGGCGGACGACGAGTCCATTTCGATCAACTTAACTTATTCGTCGTTAACAGTACTGGTCATATTGGTCGTGATCGTCGCGGTCCGATTGGCCGAGGGGGATATATGGAAGCAAATTATTTCTCAATGGATACATTAA
- a CDS encoding sodium-dependent bicarbonate transport family permease, with translation MDFHAVIENILNPPVLFFFLGMGAVLFKSDLVIPDQIGKFFSMFLLFSIGFKGGHELYKTPFTQEHFFVLLGCSFMATLVPIYAYYILKIKLDRPNAAALAGSFGSISAVTFVTAGAFLHNVGQEFGGFIVAGMALMESPAIVIAVLLDRIGRTKAEGKGKNGFSWKHLLHEAFFGYSIYLLLGALFVGYFTGESGWKKESPFSENLFQGILTLFLLDMGISAAKRFKELTHVGSFLILATLIIMAINVALGLVLVKVIGMPLGDAFMFVILCASASYIAVPAAMKGSIPDANPSIYLTVALSIVFPINIIAGIPLYYYIVKMVLGA, from the coding sequence ATGGATTTTCATGCCGTTATAGAGAACATCCTTAACCCCCCGGTATTGTTTTTCTTCCTGGGTATGGGAGCGGTTCTTTTTAAATCGGATCTAGTTATTCCGGATCAGATTGGAAAGTTCTTCTCAATGTTTTTGTTGTTCTCGATCGGGTTCAAAGGTGGGCACGAGCTGTATAAAACCCCGTTTACTCAGGAGCATTTCTTCGTTCTTCTAGGGTGTTCTTTTATGGCGACTCTAGTCCCGATTTATGCGTATTACATCTTAAAAATTAAGCTGGATCGTCCGAATGCAGCCGCACTGGCGGGATCTTTTGGTTCGATAAGCGCTGTCACGTTCGTTACTGCGGGAGCATTTCTGCATAACGTCGGACAAGAGTTTGGAGGATTTATCGTCGCAGGGATGGCTTTGATGGAATCTCCCGCAATCGTTATAGCAGTTCTATTGGATAGAATCGGACGTACGAAAGCCGAGGGAAAAGGGAAAAACGGTTTCTCGTGGAAGCATTTACTGCACGAAGCATTCTTCGGATATTCGATTTACCTTCTTTTAGGCGCTCTATTCGTGGGTTATTTTACAGGCGAGTCCGGATGGAAGAAAGAATCACCATTCTCCGAAAACTTATTCCAAGGGATCTTGACCCTGTTCCTCCTAGATATGGGAATCTCCGCAGCAAAACGATTTAAAGAACTGACTCACGTAGGTTCGTTCTTGATTCTTGCGACGCTGATTATCATGGCAATCAACGTTGCTTTAGGATTAGTTCTCGTGAAAGTTATCGGAATGCCGTTAGGCGACGCATTCATGTTCGTCATATTATGCGCTTCCGCCTCTTACATTGCAGTTCCTGCAGCGATGAAGGGATCGATCCCGGATGCAAATCCGAGTATTTATCTCACGGTCGCATTATCCATCGTTTTCCCGATTAATATTATCGCCGGTATCCCACTTTATTATTATATAGTAAAGATGGTACTCGGAGCATAA
- a CDS encoding IS481 family transposase, with protein MPWKEVSPMDEKVKFIAAVCDGTVSISSLCETFGISRKTGYKWLERYRKEGPEGLLERSRVPHTNPNRVGFAEERLILAVRKQHPTWGPRKLLVILEGSHPEIIWPAASTIGSILKKRGLVKPRKKRGGMVRFSEPFRGYDHPNAVWCADFKGDFKMRDGIRCYPLTISDGYSRFLLSCKGLSGTRTYETKKEFEKCFREYGLPNAIRTDNGIPFAAGSGISLLSMWWIKLGIFPERIHPGKPQENGRHERMHRTLKAEAVYPIRSNMRQQQKAFDRFRAEYNHDRPHEALGQKPPAKIYKPSVRSYPNRLSEIFYPDHFEIRKVDDGNFYWKNQRFFITKSLGGENIGLEPVDDGIWAIYFSFVKIGYLNENTKKISRTLKV; from the coding sequence TTGCCGTGGAAAGAGGTGTCCCCTATGGACGAGAAAGTAAAATTCATTGCCGCAGTATGCGACGGAACGGTTTCCATAAGTTCTCTTTGTGAAACATTTGGAATAAGTAGAAAGACGGGATACAAGTGGCTTGAACGGTATCGCAAGGAAGGCCCTGAAGGTCTTTTGGAGAGAAGTAGGGTACCGCACACAAACCCGAACCGAGTAGGTTTTGCGGAAGAGCGGTTGATTCTTGCAGTTCGTAAGCAACACCCTACTTGGGGACCTCGCAAATTGCTTGTAATACTTGAGGGAAGTCATCCGGAAATTATTTGGCCTGCAGCGAGCACGATCGGCAGTATTCTTAAGAAAAGAGGTTTAGTAAAGCCCCGTAAGAAGAGAGGAGGAATGGTTCGTTTTTCGGAACCTTTCCGAGGTTATGATCATCCGAATGCGGTTTGGTGTGCTGATTTCAAAGGTGATTTTAAAATGCGAGACGGAATCCGTTGCTATCCCTTAACAATATCCGACGGTTACAGTCGGTTTCTTCTAAGTTGCAAAGGGCTATCAGGCACAAGGACTTACGAAACAAAGAAGGAATTTGAGAAGTGTTTTCGAGAATACGGCCTTCCGAATGCGATTAGAACGGATAATGGAATTCCGTTTGCTGCCGGGTCGGGAATTTCTCTATTATCAATGTGGTGGATCAAATTAGGTATTTTTCCGGAAAGGATTCATCCAGGGAAACCACAAGAGAACGGAAGGCATGAAAGAATGCATAGGACTTTGAAGGCAGAAGCGGTTTATCCGATTCGTTCTAATATGAGACAGCAGCAAAAGGCATTCGATCGTTTTAGAGCGGAATATAACCATGATCGTCCCCATGAGGCGTTAGGTCAAAAGCCGCCTGCGAAGATCTATAAACCTTCCGTAAGATCCTATCCGAATCGTCTATCCGAGATATTTTATCCGGATCATTTTGAAATTCGTAAAGTCGATGACGGTAATTTTTATTGGAAAAATCAAAGATTCTTTATTACGAAGAGTTTAGGTGGAGAGAATATCGGTCTTGAACCTGTCGACGACGGTATATGGGCCATTTACTTCAGCTTTGTGAAAATAGGTTATTTGAATGAGAACACAAAGAAAATATCTAGGACTTTGAAAGTGTAA
- a CDS encoding NADH-quinone oxidoreductase subunit H → MEANYFSMDTLIRVISFLLLPFLCGGIVQKIRAYGQGRRGAPVLQILYDTIRMIRKYPIDGPFSGFFTESAAIFAFTFGVALWSLITFEWASLLLVPFLIGMIRFATVSYAVENGTSFGGMGAARETLLYVLAEPILILVLVVFESNLVFQANFANLSFGILFFLGALLIVLSDLAKPPFDDPRTHLELTMVHEAMLLEASGRTRALFELAHQLKTASLLLLLTKLGLEHIEIFLNLISSPLIRELTATGGALFLSALIGYWESNSTRRKWVWIPELLGLNFIFMLILGILLKLG, encoded by the coding sequence ATGGAAGCAAATTATTTCTCAATGGATACATTAATCCGCGTTATCTCCTTTCTCCTACTTCCATTTCTTTGCGGAGGAATCGTTCAGAAAATCCGCGCTTATGGACAAGGAAGGAGAGGAGCTCCCGTCTTACAGATCTTATACGATACAATTCGAATGATTCGCAAATATCCGATCGACGGACCGTTCTCGGGCTTCTTTACGGAAAGCGCCGCGATATTCGCCTTTACTTTCGGAGTGGCGCTTTGGTCTCTCATCACGTTCGAATGGGCGTCCCTCTTACTAGTTCCGTTTTTAATCGGGATGATTCGATTTGCGACGGTTTCTTACGCGGTCGAAAACGGAACTTCGTTCGGAGGAATGGGAGCCGCGAGAGAAACTCTTTTATACGTCTTGGCGGAACCCATTCTCATTCTGGTTTTGGTCGTTTTCGAATCAAACTTGGTTTTCCAGGCGAATTTCGCAAATCTCTCCTTTGGAATTTTATTCTTCTTAGGGGCGTTATTAATCGTACTATCGGACCTTGCAAAACCTCCCTTCGATGATCCTCGCACTCACTTGGAACTTACCATGGTGCACGAAGCGATGCTCTTGGAAGCTTCCGGAAGAACGAGAGCTCTTTTCGAATTGGCTCACCAGCTTAAGACGGCATCTTTACTTCTTCTTCTTACGAAGCTCGGTTTGGAACATATAGAAATTTTCCTGAACCTGATTTCGAGTCCGTTGATTCGGGAACTTACCGCGACCGGTGGAGCTTTGTTTCTATCCGCCCTGATCGGTTATTGGGAATCGAATAGTACTCGTAGAAAGTGGGTTTGGATCCCGGAGCTTTTGGGATTGAACTTCATCTTCATGTTGATCTTGGGCATATTGCTCAAGCTAGGATAA
- a CDS encoding NADH-quinone oxidoreductase subunit B family protein, which produces MKLLYEVLNIFKPAKNMDFKKVLPTNPNARGIPVPNFKKGTSCLDCKACEKVCPTKAVEIKSAKEIVFDYGACLQCGLCAEACPDGKIEDSGFIHVYSVDRKALVVSYIDGIPAEYSETISENAKEFRKITQNTGFQYREVAASGNNSTEAEINASFNAVFDSEASMVRVVASPKHADALVYAGPVGINMEKPLQIAWDTMPETKALIACGTEAVSGGLFKRGKLPKEPDLFIAGDPPRPDVMISAFRYLMGTKKYSFRDELTKYLESKRKT; this is translated from the coding sequence ATGAAACTACTGTACGAAGTTCTTAATATTTTCAAACCGGCAAAGAATATGGACTTTAAGAAAGTCCTGCCGACCAATCCGAATGCGCGAGGGATTCCAGTTCCTAATTTCAAAAAAGGGACTTCCTGCTTGGATTGCAAAGCTTGCGAAAAGGTTTGCCCTACTAAAGCGGTCGAGATTAAATCCGCAAAGGAAATCGTCTTCGATTACGGAGCCTGTTTACAATGCGGACTCTGCGCCGAAGCTTGTCCCGACGGCAAGATAGAAGACTCCGGATTCATCCATGTCTATTCGGTCGATCGGAAAGCATTAGTTGTTTCTTATATAGATGGAATTCCCGCCGAATACTCCGAAACGATCTCAGAAAACGCCAAGGAATTCAGGAAAATTACCCAAAACACCGGATTTCAATATAGGGAGGTCGCTGCCAGCGGAAACAATTCGACCGAAGCGGAAATCAACGCGAGCTTTAACGCGGTATTTGATAGTGAAGCAAGTATGGTGAGAGTCGTTGCTTCTCCTAAGCATGCAGACGCTCTCGTCTATGCGGGGCCTGTCGGAATTAACATGGAAAAACCGCTTCAAATAGCCTGGGATACCATGCCGGAAACAAAAGCGCTCATCGCTTGCGGAACAGAAGCCGTCTCCGGCGGCCTTTTCAAAAGAGGCAAACTTCCAAAGGAGCCCGACCTTTTTATAGCGGGAGATCCTCCTCGACCCGACGTCATGATTAGCGCCTTTCGTTATCTGATGGGAACTAAAAAATATTCTTTCCGAGACGAACTTACAAAGTATCTGGAATCTAAAAGAAAAACATAA
- a CDS encoding hydrogenase large subunit, translating into MRTVTGIFQSKETKQTHRFWLTNHGIEHEVLPKANEKSILEDAANPIWILRHSLGTDQGAEDYSSIDFEKYLSQERKLLLERFVTKAGIKDLVYRGINVPVPASFYSHAVGPIHAGVIEPGHFRFIVEGEEIHNLDIRLGFQKRGLTEMMKGLDKDSISPYAEAISGDSTIAYDIAFSKAFEEAHGIQVSAEINFARAVLLEIERIAIHIGDLGAIAGDVGYYPLQGVCSMQRGVPLGVMEALTGNRFGRGALSPGKVRLKKQITPEFLADLSKRIANVTADVAAHFERASEKSTNRERLQACGIIHQKQIKNLGFVGMVEKCTGLSRDLRLHDSSYSITPEPLNLTLDAGQMRGDAWSRFYLRYEELKNSGEWLEKAIPLLIEFPKAAAALAKAKSSKPKSGLYFGSAEGWRGPVLVAVNLDSSGSILDAYVRDPSVLNWHALELAVRGENIGDFPLNNKSFNLSYVGVDL; encoded by the coding sequence ATGAGGACTGTTACCGGAATCTTTCAGAGTAAAGAAACCAAGCAAACGCATCGCTTTTGGCTGACCAATCACGGAATAGAGCACGAAGTTCTACCGAAAGCGAACGAGAAAAGCATTCTTGAAGATGCGGCAAATCCGATTTGGATTCTTCGACATAGTCTAGGAACCGATCAGGGAGCGGAAGATTATTCCTCCATCGATTTCGAGAAATATCTTTCGCAGGAAAGAAAACTTCTTTTGGAAAGGTTCGTTACCAAGGCTGGAATCAAGGATCTAGTTTATCGCGGCATTAATGTCCCCGTTCCTGCTTCCTTTTATAGCCATGCAGTAGGACCCATTCACGCTGGAGTCATCGAGCCGGGACATTTTAGGTTCATCGTAGAAGGGGAAGAAATTCATAACTTAGATATCCGTCTAGGATTTCAGAAGCGGGGACTCACCGAAATGATGAAAGGTCTGGACAAGGATTCGATCTCACCGTATGCCGAAGCGATCTCCGGCGACTCCACGATCGCTTACGATATCGCGTTTAGTAAAGCGTTTGAAGAAGCTCATGGTATACAGGTTTCCGCGGAAATTAATTTCGCAAGAGCTGTTCTCTTGGAAATCGAGAGAATCGCGATCCATATCGGAGACTTGGGCGCGATTGCAGGGGATGTCGGTTATTATCCGTTGCAAGGCGTCTGTTCGATGCAAAGGGGAGTTCCTCTAGGCGTGATGGAAGCTCTCACCGGAAATCGGTTCGGGCGGGGAGCTCTTTCTCCCGGAAAAGTCCGTTTGAAAAAGCAAATCACGCCCGAGTTCTTAGCGGACCTATCCAAGCGAATCGCAAACGTTACCGCCGATGTGGCCGCTCATTTCGAGAGAGCCTCCGAAAAATCCACCAATCGAGAAAGGCTACAAGCTTGCGGTATCATTCACCAAAAACAGATTAAGAATCTCGGATTTGTGGGCATGGTCGAAAAGTGTACCGGACTATCCAGAGATCTTCGGTTACACGATTCTTCTTATTCGATTACGCCGGAGCCTTTGAATCTTACGTTAGACGCGGGGCAGATGAGGGGAGACGCATGGTCCAGATTCTATCTTCGTTATGAAGAGTTGAAGAATAGCGGAGAGTGGTTGGAAAAAGCGATTCCGTTGTTAATCGAATTCCCGAAAGCTGCCGCTGCGCTGGCTAAAGCAAAAAGTTCCAAGCCGAAATCGGGTCTCTATTTCGGTTCTGCCGAAGGGTGGAGAGGTCCCGTTTTGGTCGCAGTCAACCTGGATTCTTCCGGTTCGATTCTGGACGCTTATGTGCGAGATCCATCCGTGTTGAATTGGCACGCGTTGGAGCTGGCCGTAAGAGGCGAGAATATCGGAGATTTTCCCCTGAATAACAAATCCTTCAACCTCAGTTATGTGGGTGTCGATTTATGA